From Musa acuminata AAA Group cultivar baxijiao chromosome BXJ3-8, Cavendish_Baxijiao_AAA, whole genome shotgun sequence, one genomic window encodes:
- the LOC135645179 gene encoding CBL-interacting protein kinase 18-like, which produces MELENRGTVLMQKYEVGRLLGKGTFAKVYYARNIKTSQSVAIKVIDKEKVLKVGLIDQIKREISIMRMVRHPNIVELYEVMATRSKIYFVLEYVKGGELFNKVAKGKLKEDVARRYFQQLINAVEFCHSRGVYHRDLKPENLLLDENGDLKISDFGLSALAESKRQDGLLHTTCGTPAYVAPEVISRKGYDGAKADIWSCGVILFVLMAGYLPFHDSNLMEMYRKIAKAEFKCPCWFPSDVRRLLSRILDPNPTTRISIAKIMENPWFGKGLDKGLIRNGEGTQEIDQPDMNEVFSSPDTDMTEERQMRKLTNLNAFDIISLSAGFDLSGLFEETDQKREARFISGKSAATIISKLEDVARFLKLKVKKNDHGVLIMEGTKLGRKGVLAIEAEIFEVTPSFHLVEIKKTSGDTLEYQKLWNQGIRPALKDIVWAWQGEQQQQQSSPCC; this is translated from the coding sequence ATGGAATTGGAAAATAGAGGAACTGTGTTGATGCAGAAGTATGAGGTTGGAAGATTGTTAGGGAAAGGTACATTTGCCAAGGTTTACTATGCTAGGAACATAAAGACTTCTCAGAGTGTTGCCATAAAGGTGATTGACAAGGAGAAGGTGTTAAAGGTTGGGCTTATCGATCAGATCAAACGTGAGATATCAATCATGAGGATGGTAAGACACCCAAACATTGTAGAGCTCTATGAGGTCATGGCTACCAGATCTAAGATATACTTTGTCCTGGAATATGTGAAAGGTGGCGAGCTGTTTAATAAAGTTGCCAAAGGCAAGCTCAAGGAAGATGTGGCTCGAAGATATTTTCAGCAGCTGATTAATGCCGTGGAATTTTGCCATAGCAGAGGTGTCTATCACCGTGATCTGAAACCTGAAAACCTTTTGCTCGATGAGAATGGAGATCTAAAGATATCAGATTTCGGTTTGAGTGCTCTTGCTGAGTCTAAGAGACAAGATGGCTTGCTCCACACAACTTGTGGTACTCCAGCATATGTTGCTCCCGAGGTGATCAGTAGAAAGGGATATGATGGAGCCAAAGCTGACATATGGTCTTGTGGGGTGATTTTGTTTGTTCTCATGGCTGGTTATCTCCCATTCCATGATTCAAATCTCATGGAAATGTATAGGAAGATTGCAAAAGCAGAATTTAAGTGTCCCTGTTGGTTCCCTTCGGATGTTAGGAGGTTGCTATCACGCATTCTTGACCCAAATCCTACTACCAGGATTTCAATCGCAAAGATTATGGAAAATCCTTGGTTTGGAAAAGGACTTGATAAAGGACTAATTCGAAATGGTGAAGGAACACAAGAAATTGATCAACCTGATATGAATGAAGTTTTTAGCTCCCCTGACACAGATATGACCGAGGAGAGGCAGATGAGGAAACTCACCAACTTAAATGCTTTCGATATCATCTCTCTTTCAGCTGGATTTGATCTTTCAGGTCTGTTTGAGGAGACCGACCAGAAGAGAGAAGCAAGATTCATATCTGGTAAATCAGCCGCTACCATTATCTCCAAGCTGGAGGATGTTGCGAGGTTTTTGAAGTTAAAGGTGAAGAAGAACGACCATGGAGTGTTGATAATGGAAGGAACCAAGCTAGGGCGAAAGGGAGTTCTGGCTATTGAAGCAGAGATCTTCGAGGTCACTCCATCATTTCATCTGGTGGAGATAAAGAAGACAAGTGGAGATACTCTGGAGTACCAGAAACTGTGGAATCAGGGCATCAGACCGGCCCTCAAGGACATCGTCTGGGCATGGCAaggagagcagcagcagcagcagtcttCACCATGTTGCTAA
- the LOC135644362 gene encoding transcription repressor OFP1-like, which yields MGKYRFWLSDMMSKSWFYKLKDMGRGNRSQSIHRSMKRSQSSATTAASAATLPPATQQDCLPNRASSYIPSRRRTPKLPRSPINIKASDTRFPPGEPKTPKRKTRRRPLKPCARHDDDPCKHVTTSSSTMFKEYEDLEVVTELKLAPILTKPVEKEARRAAARRSVSGVHGIKVRQNSPRVGSRKAQAGRNHNAAASEASMRRRALLSENFVVIKSSSSPMRDFMESMMEMIVENNIREPKDLEELLACYLFLNSKEYHEVIIKVFEHIWFALGEVRM from the coding sequence ATGGGAAAGTATAGGTTTTGGCTGTCTGATATGATGTCAAAGTCTTGGTTCTACAAGCTTAAAGATATGGGAAGAGGAAACAGAAGCCAAAGCATTCATCGCTCCATGAAGAGAAGCCAGTCTTCAGCAACAACCGCAGCTTCCGCTGCAACACTACCTCCGGCGACACAGCAAGACTGCCTCCCCAACAGAGCCTCCTCCTACATCCCAAGCAGAAGAAGAACACCAAAACTCCCTCGCTCTCCCATCAACATTAAGGCCTCAGACACCCGCTTCCCTCCAGGAGAGCCGAAGACGCCGAAGCGGAAGACCCGAAGAAGGCCTCTCAAGCCATGCGCCCGTCATGACGATGATCCTTGTAAGCATGTAACCACAAGCTCTTCCACCATGTTCAAGGAGTATGAGGACTTGGAGGTTGTAACGGAGCTGAAGCTCGCACCAATCCTGACCAAGCCAGTGGAGAAAGAAGCACGCAGGGCTGCAGCAAGGAGATCGGTGTCGGGAGTTCATGGAATCAAGGTGCGGCAGAACTCTCCAAGGGTGGGAAGCAGGAAGGCGCAGGCTGGGAGGAACCACAACGCCGCAGCATCCGAGGCATCAATGCGGCGGAGAGCACTGCTATCCGAGAACTTTGTGGTGATCAAGTCATCCTCGAGCCCCATGAGGGACTTCATGGAGTCGATGATGGAGATGATCGTGGAGAACAACATCCGCGAGCCCAAGGATTTGGAGGAGCTGCTGGCCTGCTACCTGTTCTTGAATTCCAAGGAGTATCATGAAGTCATCATCAAGGTGTTCGAGCATATCTGGTTTGCTCTTGGTGAAGTAAGAATGTGA
- the LOC135644561 gene encoding superoxide dismutase [Mn], mitochondrial-like — protein sequence MVETLPIVFCRIIGARVTPPRLNPKACGRSAMALRTLFSKKAFTTASGFRPIAAGDRCFLRQARGLTVAALPDLAYDYGALEPAISGEIMRLHHQKHHQAYVTNYNNALEQLETAVAKGDASAVVRLQSAIKFNGGGHINHSIFWKNLKPVNEGGGEPPHSTLGWAIDTDFCSLEALVQKMNAEGAALQGSGWVWLALDKGSKKLCVETTANQDPLVTKGANLVPLLGIDVWEHAYYLQYKNVRPDYLKNIWKVINWKYASEVFDEETA from the exons ATGGTTGAGACGTTGCCCATAGTATTTTGCCGTATAATAGGAGCCAGGGTGACACCACCTCGGCTTAATCCCAAAGCTTGTGGGCGATCGGCCATGGCTCTCCGAACCCTCTTCTCCAAGAAAGCCTTCACAACAGCTTCTGGATTCCGTCCGATCGCCGCCGGAGATCGGTGTTTTCTTCGCCAGGCGCGGGGCCTCACGGTTGCTGCCCTCCCGGACCTAGCCTATGACTACGGCGCCCTCGAGCCCGCCATCAGTGGCGAGATCATGAGGCTCCACCACCAGAAGCATCACCAGGCGTACGTCACCAACTACAACAATGCCCTGGAGCAGCTCGAGACGGCTGTGGCCAAGGGGGACGCATCCGCGGTCGTCCGCCTGCAGAGCGCCATCAAGTTCAATGGTGGAG GTCATATCAACCACTCGATCTTCTGGAAAAATCTCAAGCCTGTGAAT GAAGGTGGGGGTGAGCCTCCACACAGCACACTTGGTTGGGCAATCGATACAGACTTTTGTTCTTTGGAGGCTCTGGTGCAGAAAATGAATGCAGAAGGTGCTGCTTTGCAGGGATCTGGATGGGTG TGGTTAGCTCTGGATAAGGGAAGCAAGAAACTCTGTGTTGAAACCACTGCAAATCAG GATCCACTAGTGACCAAAGGTGCAAACTTGGTTCCTTTGCTGGGCATTGATGTGTGGGAACATGCATACTACCTGCAG TACAAAAATGTGAGACCAGATTATCTGAAGAATATTTGGAAGGTTATAAATTGGAAATACGCAAGCGAAGTGTTCGATGAAGAGACTGCCTGA
- the LOC135644820 gene encoding UDP-xylose transporter 3-like — translation MGEGAGFQLGTVGALSLSVVSSVSIVICNKALMSSLGFIFATTLTSWHLLVTFCSLHVALLMKLFEHKPFDRKAVLGFGVLNGISIGLLNLSLGFNSVGFYQMTKLAIIPCTVFLETVFLAKKFSRSIQFSLSILLLGVGIATVTDLQLNLLGSVLSLLAIVTTCVAQIMTNTIQKKFKVSSTQLLYQSAPYQALTLFVSGPFLDGLLTNQNVFAFNYTPQVLVFIVLSCLISVSVNFSTFLVIGKTSPVTYQVLGHLKTCLVLTFGYVLLHDPFSWRNIFGISVAIVGMVLYSYICTIEGQQKAREASSQMLQVKDNDSDPLMRAESGAGIDADGAAPTATVWSSNKDLRA, via the exons ATGGGCGAGGGCGCGGGGTTCCAGCTGGGGACCGTCGGAGCGCTGAGCCTGTCGGTGGTCTCGTCGGTGTCGATCGTGATCTGTAACAAGGCGTTGATGAGCTCCCTTGGCTTCATATTTG CCACTACTTTGACAAGCTGGCATCTATTGGTTACCTTCTGCTCTCTTCATGTGGCATTATTGATGAAACTGTTTGAGCACAAACCTTTTGATCGAAAGGCCGTGTTGGGTTTTGGAGTACTCAATGGAATCTCCATAGGGCTATTAAATTTAAGCCTGGGTTTCAACTCTGTTGGGTTTTATCAG ATGACGAAGCTAGCAATCATTCCTTGTACCGTCTTCCTGGAGACTGTCTTTTTGGCGAAGAAGTTCAG TCGGAGTATTCAGTTCTCACTTTCCATCCTTCTTTTGGGTGTTGGAATTGCAACCGTGACAGATTTGCAGCTTAATTTGCTGGGATCTGTATTGTCTCTTCTAGCAATAGTTACGACTTGTGTTGCACAAATT ATGACAAACACTATACAAAAGAAGTTTAAGGTCTCCTCAACCCAACTTTTATATCAGTCTGCCCCTTATCAAGCTTTAACCCTGTTCGTTTCTGGTCCATTTCTTGATGGGCTTCTAACAAACCAGAATGTGTTTGCATTCAATTACACTCCTCAAGTTCTT GTTTTCATTGTGCTTTCATGCCTAATATCAGTCTCGGTCAACTTCAGCACATTTCTTGTGATTGGGAAGACGTCGCCTGTGACATATCAAGTTTTGGGTCATCTCAAAACTTGCCTGGTTCTGACTTTTGGTTATGTCTTACTTCATGATCCATTTAGTTGGAGGAATATCTTTGGGATCTCAGTTGCAATCGTTGGTATGGTTTTGTATTCTTATATCTGCACAATTGAGGGCCAGCAGAAAGCTCGTGAAGCATCTTCTCAGATGTTGCAG GTGAAAGACAATGACTCTGACCCTTTGATGAGAGCTGAGAGTGGAGCTGGCATAGATGCTGATGGTGCTGCTCCAACAGCAACAGTATGGAGCTCAAACAAAGATTTGCGTGCTTGA
- the LOC103995403 gene encoding protein ACTIVITY OF BC1 COMPLEX KINASE 3, chloroplastic, with protein MAVALSLPSPPASAHRRRPYPARHPPRPPRAALIEARPVSASETDVGSGRGQYAIQLAAEMQTPTAVSSRPLAPLSVIRKDRAEDMQAEARAMARAANATVYDPQLLAAKYAAQPLKVLSRTLEIFTALGTFALKLVADQRRGQLDQRKRQRAAELTKTFTRLGPTFVKIGQGLSTRPDVCPPEYLEELSELQDALPTFPNEEAFACIERELGTPLESIYSAISADPIAAASLGQVYKAQLKYSGQVVAVKVQRPGIEEAIGLDFYLLRGLGFLINKYVDIITSDVVALIDEFAKRVYQELNYVQEGQNARRFKKFYADKEYVLVPDIYWDYTSTKVLTMDWVNGVKLSEQETIEKQGLKLLDLVNIGVQCSLRQLLEYGFFHADPHPGNLLATPEGKLAFIDFGMMSETPEDARSAIIGHVVHMVNRDYDAMARDYYVLDFLAPDVDVSPIVPALRNFFDDALNSTVSELNFKTIVDGLGNVLYQYPFNVPAYYALILRSLTVLEGLALYADPNFKVLAASYPYFAKRLLTDPNPYLRDALIDLLFKDGRFRWNRLENLLVQGRKDRDFTTKDALQPVLKLLLGPDGEELRVLVVKEAVRVTEAIALGSMIDAYDSMPEFMKGLVSNGNASGPFKLNDGEQTQMLELRDTVFRIWGLLRSSDNFDPSLLQPILQVLEEPTARNLGGRVFGGITQRLAARLLQQVLRSASTAVPQ; from the exons ATGGCCGTCGCCCTCTCCCTCCCCTCGCCCCCTGCGTCGGCTCACCGGCGGAGGCCGTACCCGGCGCGCCATCCTCCGAGACCCCCCCGCGCGGCTCTCATCGAGGCCCGGCCCGTCTCCGCCTCCGAGACCGACGTGGGCAGCGGAAGGGGGCAGTATGCCATCCAGCTCGCGGCGGAGATGCAGACGCCCACCGCCGTCTCCTCCAGGCCGCTCGCCCCTCTCTCCGTCATCCGCAAAGATCGCGCCGAGGACATGCAAGCCGAGGCGCGGGCCATGGCCCGGGCCGCCAATGCCACCGTCTACGACCCACAGCTTCTAGCCGCCAAATACGCCGCTCAGCCCCTCAAG GTGCTATCGAGGACGCTAGAGATCTTCACGGCGTTGGGCACCTTCGCCTTGAAGCTAGTCGCGGACCAGAGGCGAGGACAGCTCGACCAGCGGAAGCGGCAGAGGGCGGCGGAGCTGACGAAGACGTTTACCCGACTGGGGCCGACGTTCGTGAAGATTGGGCAGGGCTTGTCCACCCGCCCCGACGTCTGCCCGCCGGAATATCTCGAGGAGCTCTCTGAATTGCAG GATGCCCTCCCGACATTTCCAAATGAGGAGGCATTTGCTTGCATCGAGAGGGAGCTGGGAACTCCTCTCGAGTCCATTTACTCTGCCATATCGGCGGATCCGATTGCAGCTGCGAGCCTAGGTCAGGTCTACAAGGCCCAGCTTAAGTACTCGGGCCAGGTCGTTGCCGTCAAGGTGCAAAGGCCAGGGATTGAAGAAGCCATTGGTTTGGATTTTTACCTTCTGAGAGGTTTAGGTTTTCTGATAAATAAGTATGTTGATATCATCACCAGTGATGTTGTTGCTCTAATTGATGAGTTTGCAAAAAGGGTCTACCAGGAGCTGAATTATGTTCAG GAAGGCCAGAATGCACGGAGATTTAAAAAGTTTTATGCCGACAAGGAATATGTACTTGTGCCAGATATATATTGGGATTACACTAGCACAAAGGTACTGACCATGGATTGGGTGAATGGGGTTAAGCTGAGTGAGCAAGAAACTATCGAGAAGCAAGGTCTGAAGCTGTTGGATTTGGTTAACATCGGTGTCCAATGTAGCTTGAGGCAGTTGCTTGAATATGGGTTTTTTCATGCTGACCCCCATCCCGGTAATCTCCTTGCAACGCCAGAGGGAAAACTTGCTTTTATTGATTTTGGGATGATGAGCGAAACACCAGAAGATGCACGATCTGCTATTATTGGTCACGTAGTTCACATGGTTAATCGGGATTATGATGCCATGGCTCGTGATTATTATGTGTTGGATTTTTTAGCACCTGatgtagatgtgtctcctattgtGCCAGCTCTTAGGAATTTTTTCGATGATGCACTCAATTCAACTGTAAGCGAGCTCAATTTTAAGACCATCGTCGATGGTCTAGGAAATGTTCTATATCAATATCCTTTCAACG TTCCAGCATATTATGCACTAATATTGAGGTCACTCACTGTGCTAGAAGGTCTAGCCCTTTACGCTGATCCCAACTTTAAGGTGCTTGCTGCGTCATATCCATATTTTGCTAAAAGACTTCTAACTGACCCAAATCCATATCTTAGAGATGCCCTCATCGACCTATTGTTTAAAGATGGCAGATTCAG GTGGAATAGGCTTGAGAACCTTCTTGTTCAAGGAAGAAAGGATAGAGATTTTACTACTAAGGATGCTTTGCAACCTGTTTTGAAGCTACTACTAGGTCCTGATGGTGAAGAGCTACGAGTTCTTGTTGTGAAAGAAGCTGTTCGTGTCACTGAAGCTATTGCCTTGGGCTCGATGATTGATGCATATGATTCTATGCCTGAATTTATGAAGGGTTTGGTCAGTAATGGCAATGCAAGTGGACCTTTTAAGCTTAATGATGGTGAACAAACACAGATGCTAGAACTTCGAGATACAGTGTTCAGAATATGGGGCCTTTTGAGATCCTCGGATAACTTTGATCCAAGCCTTCTGCAACCAATTTTGCAG GTTCTCGAAGAACCTACAGCTCGCAATCTTGGTGGTCGTGTTTTCGGTGGAATTACTCAACGCCTGGCAGCTCGACTGCTACAACAGGTTCTCAGATCGGCTTCCACTGCTGTTCCTCAGTAG
- the LOC135645472 gene encoding uncharacterized protein LOC135645472 codes for MAADASAKVEAEERDGDCDLEGRLDGPKRIKMRDLESVLRAQGTRNCSLDSSTINEEKVLGHDKKEDSDSGITMATKSVILDKLASETTGHSSVEDIAACLTLGPSGSASSLSLGHDGLPVSATEFSNESCPIEAKMGSEQNGGKLVGLEVDLNSLSTEHNPFYPFKKLGQIKSADASESGSTTGPVEESGPLRMWKEMKQNGFLSSSHGGIPMPRQRSRQSRKRKEDELRSKTEIAKREQANRFARIAAPSGLLSGLNPGIINHVRNSKQVHSIIEAIVRSEKHDGQSQNRITDQMGRGRKEINERRKEHIRTQDSTIKQINVSTSKPCIPPNMEYTGEVNEMDKVRHKFNQGACATSQLTTSGRGDDALTLKLSPATTMVSENASSATTDEFSANRENPDTLSLEAANVASQWLDLLQQDIKGRLAALRRSKKRVRNVIQTELPYLLSKEFMSNQENEPYFAQSSEAGCSSKAISDMHVARWRSLFSQMDKALFEEGKHLENWLKQIQEMQLHCENGLKFVVSGASSHLISANDSSKPKKSEAVERECAVWAAAASIYSTCNLIMTTENV; via the exons ATGGCGGCGGATGCCTCCGCCAAG GTGGAGGCGGAGGAGAGGGACGGCGACTGCGACCTGGAAGGGCGGCTGGATGGGCCCAAGCGAATAAAGATGCGGGATCTGGAATCGGTTCTTCGGGCGCAAG GAACAAGGAACTGTAGTTTAGATTCGTCAACAATTAACGAAGAAAAGGTACTTGGACATGATAAAAAAGAAGACAGTGATTCTGGAATTACAATGGCTACCAAATCTGTGATTTTGGACAAGCTTGCATCAGAGACTACAGGTCATAGTTCTGTTGAAGAtattgctgcttgtctaactttgggTCCTTCTGGCAGTGCAAGTTCTTTGAGCTTGGGGCATGATGGTCTGCCGGTATCTGCTACAGAATTTAGTAATGAATCTTGCCCCATCGAAGCAAAGATGGGGAGTGAACAAAATGGAGGTAAGCTGGTGGGGCTAGAAGTGGATCTTAATTCGCTGAGCACAGAACACAATCCATTTTATCCTTTCAAAAAGTTGGGACAGATCAAATCTGCAGATGCCTCCGAGAGTGGTAGCACCACTGGTCCGGTTGAGGAGAGTGGACCTCTGAGAATGTggaaggaaatgaagcagaatggCTTTCTTTCATCTTCACATGGAGGCATACCAATGCCCAGGCAGCGCAGTCGCCAGTCAAgaaagagaaaagaggatgaactcCGAAGCAAGACCGAGATTGCGAAGAGAGAACAGGCCAACAGGTTTGCAAGAATTGCTGCTCCCAGTGGATTGCTTTCTGGACTAAACCCAGGGATCATCAACCATGTAAGAAATAGCAAGCAGGTTCACTCCATCATAGAGGCCATAGTGCGCTCTGAGAAACATGATGGTCAAAGTCAGAATAGGATCACCGACCAAATGGGCAGAGGAAGAAAAGAGATTAATGAGAGAAGAAAAGAGCATATCCGgacccaagattcaacaatcaagCAGATCAATGTCTCTACAAGCAAGCCATGTATTCCACCAAACATGGAGTATACAGGTGAAGTCAACGAAATGGACAAGGTTAGGCACAAGTTTAATCAAGGAGCTTGTGCAACTTCACAACTGACAACTTCGGGCCGTGGGGACGATGCACTTACGTTAAAGCTCTCACCAGCTACAACAATGGTTTCGGAAAATGCTAGCAGTGCAACAACTGATGAATTTTCTGCTAATCGGGAGAACCCTGACACTCTATCTCTTGAAG CTGCCAATGTTGCTTCCCAGTGGTTGGACCTTCTTCAGCAGGACATAAAAGGACGGCTCGCTG CACTACGGCGCAGCAAGAAGAGAGTAAGGAATGTCATACAGACCGAATTGCCTTACCTGTTATCCAAAGAGTTCATGTCTAACCAGGAAAATGAACCTTATTTTGCGCAATCGTCCGAGGCTGGTTGTTCTTCGAAGGCAATCTCAGATATGCATGTGGCACGTTGGAGATCTCTTTTTAGCCAAATGGACAAAGCACTGTTCGAGGAGGGAAAGCACCTT GAGAACTGGTTGAAACAAATTCAAGAGATGCAATTGCACTGTGAGAACGGCCTTAAGTTCGTTGTTTCAGGTGCTTCTTCCCATCTAATTTCAGCAAACGATTCAAG